One window of the Chelonoidis abingdonii isolate Lonesome George chromosome 3, CheloAbing_2.0, whole genome shotgun sequence genome contains the following:
- the HLX gene encoding H2.0-like homeobox protein isoform X1 encodes MYTAGLAPFYASNFSLWSAAYCSASGPGAGGCFPLDHAVVKKPSFCIADILHAGPGEAAAAESLPGASAAGLAAHLGPVHPHAPFHAAGSPLRPTPVVAPDTPAGFPARLSPLSAAYPHHHHHHHHQQHRSPGAASSGCGTPTPGRLHGNPTHSGPAPAPSSKDLKFGIDRILSAEFDPKVKESNTLRDLTSLLTTSRQTGVHLPTLQPSAGQFFASLDPINEASTILGPLNTNSRNSVQHQFQDTFPGPYAVLTKDTLPQTYKRKRSWSRAVFSNLQRKGLEKRFEIQKYVTKPDRKQLAAMLGLTDAQVKVWFQNRRMKWRHSKEAQAQKEKEKEPAEKPAAEGEREQSPSRSEAESESSDSESLDMTPSDTERTESAEPALHQTSVIKSSGSPELPAAPPLPAGSESPEPPPAQLGSL; translated from the exons ATGTACACGGCCGGCCTGGCCCCTTTCTACGCCTCGAACTTCAGCCTGTGGTCCGCGGCGTATTGCTCCGCGTCCGGGCCGGGCGCGGGCGGCTGCTTCCCCCTGGATCACGCCGTGGTGAAGAAACCTTCCTTCTGCATCGCAGACATCCTGCACGCCGGGCCCGGGGAGGCGGCGGCGGCCGAGAGCCTGCCCGGAGCCTCAGCCGCCGGCCTGGCAGCTCACTTGGGACCGGTCCATCCCCACGCTCCGTTCCACGCCGCCGGCTCCCCGCTCAGACCCACCCCGGTGGTGGCCCCGGACACCCCTGCCGGCTTCCCCGCTAggctctcccctctctctgccgcgtaccctcaccaccaccaccaccaccaccaccagcagcaccgGTCGCCAGGAGCCGCCAGCAGCGGCTGCGGCACCCCTACCCCGGGCCGGCTGCACGGGAACCCAACGCACAGCGGCCCGGCGCCCGCTCCTTCCAGCAAAGATCTGAAATTTGGGATTGATCGCATTTTGTCCGCGGAGTTTGACCCCAAAGTCAAGGAAAGCAACACACTAAGAG ATCTGACCTCCTTATTAACTACAAGCCGCCAAACTGGGGTTCATCTCCCCACCTTGCAGCCTTCAGCCGGCCAGTTCTTCGCGTCTCTAGATCCCATTAACGAGGCCTCTACTATTCTGGGTCCCTTAAACACAAACTCAAGGAATTCAGTTCAGCACCAGTTTCAAGACACTTTTCCAG GTCCTTATGCAGTTTTAACTAAAGACACGTTGCCTCAAACGTACAAAAGAAAACGTTCCTGGTCCAGAGCTGTGTTTTCCAATCTACAGAGGAAAGGTTTAGAGAAAAGATTTGAAATCCAGAAATATGTCACGAAACCGGACAGAAAACAACTTGCGGCGATGCTGGGATTGACTGATGCCCAA GTGAAGGTCTGGTTCCAGAACAGGCGCATGAAATGGAGACACTCCAAGGAAGCCCAGGcccagaaggagaaggagaaggaaccTGCCGAGAAGCCGGCGGCCGAGGGGGAGCGGGAGCAGAGCCCCAGCCGCTCGGAAGCGGAGAGCGAGAGCAGCGACTCGGAGTCTCTGGACATGACCCCCAGTGACACCGAACGGACTGAGAGCGCCGAGCCGGCCCTGCACCAGACCAGTGTCATCAAGTCCTCCGGCAGCCCGGAGCTGCCTGCGGCACCGCCCCTGCCAGCCGGCTCCGAGAGCCCCGAGCCGCCGCCTGCGCAGCTGGGCAGCCTATAG
- the HLX gene encoding H2.0-like homeobox protein isoform X2 → MYTAGLAPFYASNFSLWSAAYCSASGPGAGGCFPLDHAVVKKPSFCIADILHAGPGEAAAAESLPGASAAGLAAHLGPVHPHAPFHAAGSPLRPTPVVAPDTPAGFPARLSPLSAAYPHHHHHHHHQQHRSPGAASSGCGTPTPGRLHGNPTHSGPAPAPSSKDLKFGIDRILSAEFDPKVKESNTLRGPYAVLTKDTLPQTYKRKRSWSRAVFSNLQRKGLEKRFEIQKYVTKPDRKQLAAMLGLTDAQVKVWFQNRRMKWRHSKEAQAQKEKEKEPAEKPAAEGEREQSPSRSEAESESSDSESLDMTPSDTERTESAEPALHQTSVIKSSGSPELPAAPPLPAGSESPEPPPAQLGSL, encoded by the exons ATGTACACGGCCGGCCTGGCCCCTTTCTACGCCTCGAACTTCAGCCTGTGGTCCGCGGCGTATTGCTCCGCGTCCGGGCCGGGCGCGGGCGGCTGCTTCCCCCTGGATCACGCCGTGGTGAAGAAACCTTCCTTCTGCATCGCAGACATCCTGCACGCCGGGCCCGGGGAGGCGGCGGCGGCCGAGAGCCTGCCCGGAGCCTCAGCCGCCGGCCTGGCAGCTCACTTGGGACCGGTCCATCCCCACGCTCCGTTCCACGCCGCCGGCTCCCCGCTCAGACCCACCCCGGTGGTGGCCCCGGACACCCCTGCCGGCTTCCCCGCTAggctctcccctctctctgccgcgtaccctcaccaccaccaccaccaccaccaccagcagcaccgGTCGCCAGGAGCCGCCAGCAGCGGCTGCGGCACCCCTACCCCGGGCCGGCTGCACGGGAACCCAACGCACAGCGGCCCGGCGCCCGCTCCTTCCAGCAAAGATCTGAAATTTGGGATTGATCGCATTTTGTCCGCGGAGTTTGACCCCAAAGTCAAGGAAAGCAACACACTAAGAG GTCCTTATGCAGTTTTAACTAAAGACACGTTGCCTCAAACGTACAAAAGAAAACGTTCCTGGTCCAGAGCTGTGTTTTCCAATCTACAGAGGAAAGGTTTAGAGAAAAGATTTGAAATCCAGAAATATGTCACGAAACCGGACAGAAAACAACTTGCGGCGATGCTGGGATTGACTGATGCCCAA GTGAAGGTCTGGTTCCAGAACAGGCGCATGAAATGGAGACACTCCAAGGAAGCCCAGGcccagaaggagaaggagaaggaaccTGCCGAGAAGCCGGCGGCCGAGGGGGAGCGGGAGCAGAGCCCCAGCCGCTCGGAAGCGGAGAGCGAGAGCAGCGACTCGGAGTCTCTGGACATGACCCCCAGTGACACCGAACGGACTGAGAGCGCCGAGCCGGCCCTGCACCAGACCAGTGTCATCAAGTCCTCCGGCAGCCCGGAGCTGCCTGCGGCACCGCCCCTGCCAGCCGGCTCCGAGAGCCCCGAGCCGCCGCCTGCGCAGCTGGGCAGCCTATAG